One Nonomuraea angiospora DNA segment encodes these proteins:
- a CDS encoding ROK family transcriptional regulator — translation MLTAGQILQLIRHGTCRTRKELIEYTGLSRSTITDRVDRLIDAGYIHESGVAASGGGRPPSVLDVDAGRRLMLVADLGASHAGVALTDLAARALAEERAEMRIELGPDAVLSWVREAFQRLLDRAGRPASDVCGIGLDLPGSVDHTTGRMIRSFLMPGWDGYPVGEAIGETYDVPVLVENDANAMALGEWWSSWRDTDSLILIKVSTGIGTGIVLDGQIYRGVEEAAGNIGHVRLNEHDDRVCTCGSRGCVASLASGHALATDLGQGSSRDVVRLVQAGDPAAIARTQEAGRTLGLVLATAVSLLNPGVLVLAGDMAETREHYLTGIREIVYRHSLPYTTRNLEIVPTSLEDRAGIVGMAVIVMEHVLSAASVDAALAAAGRLRAR, via the coding sequence ATGCTGACGGCAGGGCAGATCCTCCAGCTCATCCGCCATGGCACCTGCCGTACGCGCAAAGAACTGATCGAGTACACCGGCCTGTCCCGGTCGACGATCACCGACCGGGTCGACCGGCTCATCGACGCCGGATACATCCACGAGTCCGGTGTCGCGGCCTCCGGGGGCGGGCGACCGCCCTCGGTGCTCGACGTGGACGCCGGCCGGCGCCTGATGCTGGTGGCCGACCTGGGCGCCAGCCACGCCGGCGTGGCGCTCACCGACCTGGCCGCCCGCGCCCTGGCCGAGGAGCGGGCCGAGATGCGCATCGAGCTCGGCCCCGACGCGGTCCTGTCGTGGGTGCGGGAGGCGTTCCAGCGGCTGCTCGACCGGGCCGGGCGGCCGGCGAGCGACGTGTGCGGCATCGGGCTCGACCTGCCCGGCTCCGTGGACCACACCACCGGGCGGATGATCAGATCGTTCCTGATGCCCGGGTGGGACGGCTATCCGGTGGGCGAGGCCATCGGCGAGACCTACGACGTGCCCGTCCTGGTCGAGAACGACGCCAACGCGATGGCACTGGGCGAGTGGTGGTCGTCGTGGCGCGACACGGACTCGCTCATCCTCATCAAGGTCTCGACCGGGATCGGCACCGGGATCGTGCTCGACGGGCAGATCTACCGGGGCGTCGAGGAGGCCGCCGGCAACATCGGGCATGTGCGGCTGAACGAGCACGACGACCGGGTCTGCACGTGCGGCTCGCGCGGCTGCGTGGCCTCGCTGGCCAGCGGCCACGCCCTGGCCACCGACCTGGGCCAGGGGTCCAGCCGCGACGTCGTACGCCTGGTGCAGGCGGGCGATCCGGCGGCCATCGCCCGCACCCAGGAGGCGGGGCGCACGCTGGGCCTCGTGCTGGCCACCGCGGTCAGCCTGCTCAATCCGGGCGTCCTGGTGCTGGCCGGGGACATGGCGGAGACCCGGGAGCACTATCTGACCGGGATCAGGGAGATCGTCTACCGGCACAGCCTGCCGTACACGACCAGGAACCTGGAGATCGTGCCCACCTCGCTTGAGGACCGGGCCGGGATCGTGGGGATGGCGGTGATCGTCATGGAGCACGTGCTCTCCGCCGCCTCCGTGGACGCCGCCCTGGCCGCCGCCGGACGCTTACGGGCCCGCTGA
- the tpx gene encoding thiol peroxidase, with amino-acid sequence MSDVTFKGTPVAVGGTFPRPGDSAPAFKLVGGDLAEHSLEDYGQKTKVLNIFPSLDTGVCAASVRRFNEVAAEHPEVAVLCISADLPFAQKRFCGAEGLDSVVTLSLMRGREFLTDYGVAQESGPLAGLAARAVVVLDGDNQVVYSQLVSEITQEPDYDAALTALK; translated from the coding sequence ATGTCCGACGTCACTTTCAAGGGCACGCCCGTCGCCGTGGGCGGCACCTTCCCGCGGCCCGGCGACAGCGCGCCCGCGTTCAAGCTGGTGGGCGGCGACCTGGCCGAGCACTCGCTGGAGGACTACGGCCAGAAGACCAAGGTGCTCAACATCTTCCCGAGCCTCGACACCGGCGTCTGCGCGGCCTCGGTGCGGCGCTTCAACGAGGTGGCCGCCGAGCACCCCGAGGTGGCCGTGCTCTGCATCTCCGCCGACCTGCCCTTCGCCCAGAAGCGGTTCTGCGGCGCCGAGGGTCTCGACAGCGTGGTCACGCTCTCGCTCATGCGGGGCCGTGAGTTCCTGACCGACTACGGCGTGGCGCAGGAGTCGGGGCCGCTGGCGGGGCTGGCCGCGCGCGCGGTGGTCGTGCTCGACGGCGACAACCAGGTGGTCTACTCCCAGCTGGTGTCGGAGATCACCCAGGAGCCCGACTACGACGCCGCGCTGACGGCGCTCAAGTAG
- a CDS encoding glucose 1-dehydrogenase, with translation MRALTFAPGKQGTLAVEEVPEPAPGKGELLVQGLALGVCGTDRELITADYGWPPPGKERMVLGHESLGRVLEVPDGSAFSRGDLVVGVVRRPDPVPCGACKRGEFDMCRNGEYTERGIKEIDGYASERWTVEGGYAVRLDPSLESVGVLVEPTSVVAKAWEQIERIGSRAWFEPRTLLVTGAGPIGLLAALMGRQRGLEVHVLNRSSAGLKSRLVEDLGGTYHSGSSLKELTTVRPDVIIECTGAGTLVIDAMVGTAAAGIVCLAGLSPGGREHRVDAGLINRDIVLENDVVFGTVNANLRHYRDAADALVKADLGWLERLITRRVPLSRALDAFERGHDVKVVIDLTA, from the coding sequence ATGCGCGCACTGACGTTCGCACCGGGCAAGCAGGGGACGCTCGCCGTCGAGGAGGTCCCCGAGCCCGCGCCGGGCAAGGGCGAACTGCTGGTCCAGGGGCTGGCGCTGGGAGTCTGCGGGACCGACAGGGAGCTGATCACCGCCGATTACGGCTGGCCGCCGCCCGGCAAGGAGCGCATGGTGCTCGGGCACGAGTCGCTGGGCCGGGTGCTGGAGGTGCCCGACGGGTCCGCGTTCTCCCGCGGCGACCTGGTGGTCGGGGTGGTGCGGCGGCCCGACCCCGTGCCCTGCGGGGCCTGCAAGCGGGGCGAGTTCGACATGTGCCGCAACGGCGAGTACACCGAGCGGGGCATCAAGGAGATCGACGGGTACGCCTCCGAACGCTGGACGGTCGAGGGCGGCTACGCCGTGCGCCTGGATCCGTCGCTGGAGAGCGTCGGCGTGCTGGTCGAGCCCACGTCGGTGGTCGCCAAGGCGTGGGAGCAGATCGAGCGGATCGGGTCGCGGGCCTGGTTCGAGCCCCGAACGCTGCTGGTCACCGGGGCCGGGCCCATCGGGCTGCTGGCAGCGCTGATGGGGCGGCAGCGGGGGCTGGAGGTCCACGTGCTCAACCGCTCATCCGCGGGGCTCAAGTCGCGGCTCGTGGAGGACCTGGGCGGGACCTACCATTCCGGCTCGTCGCTGAAGGAGCTCACCACGGTCAGGCCGGACGTCATCATCGAGTGCACGGGGGCCGGGACGCTCGTCATCGACGCCATGGTGGGCACGGCCGCCGCGGGGATCGTCTGCCTGGCCGGGCTCTCACCCGGAGGGCGTGAGCACCGGGTGGACGCGGGGCTCATCAACCGGGACATCGTCCTGGAGAACGACGTGGTCTTCGGCACCGTCAACGCCAACCTGCGGCACTACAGGGACGCCGCCGACGCGCTGGTCAAGGCCGACCTCGGGTGGCTCGAACGGCTGATCACGCGCCGGGTCCCGCTGTCGCGCGCCCTGGACGCCTTCGAGCGCGGCCACGACGTCAAGGTGGTCATCGACCTCACGGCCTAA
- a CDS encoding carbohydrate ABC transporter permease, with amino-acid sequence MSRDRFERALLRVLKPLVIMVLVLMTAFPFLYMVMLSVRDIQELILEPGSLWPRGFTLDTYVDVLTRQGFLSFLRNSAIVALASVAVTLLISIPGAYAVARLRFFGRRQVHFLFLAVYLFPAIVLAIPLFVLFTMLGLRGSLFGLILVYIAQTVPVTVYMLRNYFETVPRSVEEAAAIDGCTRLSTIWRVVLPLSKPALMATGLYAFMIAWNEFLFALLFLVEKRESWTVSLGLSQLAGSIEIPTTVLMAGSVVLTLPIVIVFFASERLLTEGLTAGAEKG; translated from the coding sequence GTGAGCAGAGATAGGTTCGAGCGGGCCCTCCTCCGGGTGCTGAAGCCGCTGGTCATCATGGTGCTCGTCCTGATGACCGCGTTCCCCTTCCTCTACATGGTGATGCTGTCCGTGCGCGACATCCAGGAGTTGATCCTGGAGCCGGGCTCGCTCTGGCCGCGCGGCTTCACCCTGGACACCTACGTGGACGTGCTGACCCGCCAGGGCTTCCTGAGCTTCCTGAGGAACAGCGCGATCGTCGCGCTCGCCTCGGTGGCGGTCACGCTGCTGATCTCGATCCCGGGCGCGTACGCGGTCGCGCGGCTGCGCTTCTTCGGGCGGCGGCAGGTGCACTTCCTCTTCCTGGCGGTGTACCTGTTTCCGGCGATCGTGCTGGCCATCCCCCTCTTCGTACTCTTCACGATGCTGGGGCTACGCGGATCCCTTTTCGGACTGATCCTCGTGTATATCGCGCAAACCGTGCCCGTCACGGTATACATGCTCCGCAACTACTTCGAGACCGTGCCGCGAAGCGTGGAGGAAGCGGCCGCGATCGACGGGTGCACGAGGCTTTCGACCATCTGGCGCGTGGTGCTGCCGCTGTCCAAACCCGCGCTGATGGCGACCGGCCTCTACGCGTTCATGATCGCGTGGAACGAGTTCCTGTTCGCCCTGCTCTTCCTCGTGGAGAAGCGGGAGAGCTGGACGGTGTCCCTGGGCCTCTCGCAGCTGGCGGGGAGCATAGAGATCCCCACGACGGTCCTGATGGCAGGTTCGGTGGTGCTCACGCTGCCCATCGTGATCGTGTTCTTCGCCAGTGAGCGACTGCTGACGGAGGGCCTCACGGCAGGGGCGGAGAAGGGATAG
- a CDS encoding CHAP domain-containing protein, with protein MRQELGYKEKSGQFTKFGQWYADRVQDTQYRNGPWCDMFIAWAADKADLSQYVGEFAWTPSHAAWFMKQGAWTQKPEPGALVFFDWKGGKSYKGIDHVGIVEKVSGKKIHTIEANVDRIWLKRKTRETDKVVGYGIPRLVKASADKLGEIRSTERPFVPAPRVETGQGSPLDFLGTPPALLTAMVLMTVALSLRVTGRRRGTHRRLTWPWNAPTTPDAPPGPALERVTIRAKAAPPEPAQAESRLTPAPAARPARARVPAAAATRPPTSTRRKPYEPG; from the coding sequence GTGCGGCAGGAACTCGGCTACAAGGAGAAAAGCGGCCAGTTCACCAAGTTCGGCCAGTGGTATGCGGATCGCGTCCAAGACACCCAGTACCGCAACGGGCCGTGGTGCGACATGTTCATCGCCTGGGCCGCGGACAAGGCCGACCTCAGCCAATATGTGGGCGAGTTCGCCTGGACGCCCTCCCACGCCGCCTGGTTCATGAAACAGGGGGCGTGGACGCAGAAGCCCGAGCCGGGTGCGCTCGTCTTCTTCGACTGGAAGGGCGGCAAGAGCTACAAGGGCATCGACCACGTGGGGATCGTGGAGAAGGTCAGCGGCAAGAAGATCCACACGATCGAGGCGAACGTGGACCGGATCTGGCTCAAGCGCAAGACGCGCGAGACGGACAAGGTCGTCGGCTACGGCATCCCGCGCCTGGTCAAGGCCAGCGCCGACAAGCTAGGGGAGATCCGCTCGACCGAGCGGCCCTTCGTGCCGGCGCCGCGCGTGGAGACCGGGCAGGGGTCGCCCCTGGACTTCCTGGGCACGCCGCCCGCGCTGCTGACCGCGATGGTGCTCATGACCGTCGCCCTCTCCCTCCGCGTCACCGGCCGCCGCCGCGGCACCCACCGCCGCCTCACCTGGCCCTGGAACGCACCAACCACCCCGGACGCGCCACCCGGGCCCGCGCTCGAACGGGTCACGATCCGCGCCAAGGCGGCGCCCCCGGAGCCCGCGCAGGCCGAATCCCGTCTCACTCCGGCGCCGGCGGCCCGCCCGGCCAGGGCGCGCGTCCCGGCCGCCGCGGCCACCAGGCCCCCGACCTCGACGAGGCGCAAGCCCTACGAGCCCGGCTAG
- a CDS encoding SAM-dependent methyltransferase — MERESPAFDPHTPNVARLYDYFLGGKDHFPADRAAAEKLLDTAPELRAAIRANRAFLGRAVRYLAESGITQFLDLGTGLPGQDNVHEVARKITPGARVVYVDRDPVVLVHARALLAGQGDTTAVEGDLRKPEGILRNPEVMAAIDFSRPVGVLLTATMHYVADSDHPREIMASLRDAMAPGSYLVMSHGTSDARAAAVKAITEVYRGTNAPLTFRSRGRIAALFEGFELVDPGLVWLPEWRPDHADMIDFVDGPESSLILCGVARRS, encoded by the coding sequence TTGGAACGAGAGTCGCCAGCCTTCGATCCGCACACTCCCAACGTCGCCCGGCTCTACGACTACTTCCTGGGTGGCAAGGACCACTTCCCTGCCGACCGGGCCGCGGCGGAGAAGCTGCTCGACACGGCTCCGGAGTTACGCGCGGCGATCCGGGCGAACCGCGCGTTCCTGGGGCGTGCCGTCCGCTACCTCGCCGAGTCCGGCATCACGCAGTTCCTCGACCTCGGCACGGGGCTGCCGGGCCAGGACAACGTGCACGAGGTGGCCAGGAAGATCACCCCGGGGGCCAGGGTGGTCTACGTGGACCGGGATCCGGTGGTGCTGGTACACGCCAGGGCGCTGCTGGCCGGGCAGGGTGACACGACGGCGGTGGAGGGCGACCTGCGCAAGCCGGAGGGCATCCTGCGCAATCCCGAGGTGATGGCGGCGATCGACTTCAGCCGCCCGGTCGGCGTGCTGCTGACGGCGACCATGCACTACGTCGCCGACTCCGACCACCCCCGGGAGATCATGGCGAGCCTGCGCGACGCCATGGCCCCCGGCAGCTACCTGGTCATGTCCCACGGCACAAGCGACGCCCGCGCCGCGGCCGTGAAGGCGATCACCGAGGTCTACCGGGGCACCAACGCCCCGCTCACGTTCCGGAGCCGGGGCCGGATCGCGGCGCTGTTCGAGGGGTTCGAGCTGGTCGACCCGGGCCTCGTCTGGCTGCCGGAGTGGCGTCCCGACCACGCCGACATGATCGACTTCGTCGACGGGCCCGAGTCGTCGCTGATCCTGTGCGGCGTGGCCAGGAGGAGCTGA
- a CDS encoding helical backbone metal receptor, whose translation MDDTGVPVEIPETVRRIVSLVPSLTESVAATVPEALIGATDWCSHPADLDVTRVRGTKNPDLDAIRRLRPDVVLANAEENRAPDIQALRESGIAVWVTKIETLDQAFGSLERMFREACRAGRPEWLDAAEQAWRAPVEGPRRTAVVPIWRRPWMVVGRDTFTGDVLRRLGVDNLYAGHEERYPRIPLPELVERRPDLVVLPDEPYAFSEADGPECFPGLACALVSGRLLTWYGPSLVQAPALLRSALTGSAGP comes from the coding sequence GTGGACGACACCGGTGTGCCCGTGGAGATCCCCGAGACGGTCCGGCGGATCGTGTCCCTGGTGCCGTCCCTGACCGAGTCGGTGGCGGCGACCGTGCCGGAGGCGCTGATCGGGGCGACCGACTGGTGCTCGCACCCGGCCGACCTGGACGTGACCAGGGTCAGGGGCACCAAGAACCCCGACCTCGACGCGATCAGGAGGCTCCGGCCCGACGTGGTCCTCGCCAACGCCGAGGAGAACCGCGCGCCCGACATCCAGGCTCTGCGCGAATCGGGCATCGCGGTCTGGGTGACGAAGATCGAGACGCTGGATCAGGCTTTCGGGTCGCTGGAGCGCATGTTCCGGGAGGCGTGCCGTGCCGGACGCCCCGAGTGGCTGGACGCGGCGGAGCAGGCGTGGCGCGCGCCCGTGGAGGGACCGCGGCGCACGGCCGTCGTCCCGATCTGGCGGCGGCCGTGGATGGTGGTGGGGCGCGACACGTTCACCGGGGACGTGCTCAGGCGGCTCGGCGTGGACAACCTCTACGCCGGCCACGAGGAGCGCTATCCCAGGATCCCGCTGCCCGAGCTGGTCGAGCGGCGGCCCGACCTGGTGGTGCTGCCGGACGAGCCGTACGCGTTCTCGGAGGCGGACGGCCCCGAGTGCTTCCCCGGGCTCGCCTGCGCGCTGGTCAGCGGGCGGCTGCTCACCTGGTACGGCCCCTCGCTCGTGCAGGCGCCCGCCCTGCTGCGGAGCGCTCTCACCGGATCAGCGGGCCCGTAA
- the icmF gene encoding fused isobutyryl-CoA mutase/GTPase IcmF, with protein MHVPVHPVRFVTAAALFDGHDAAINIMRRILQSQGAEVIHLGHNRSVDEIVTAALQEDVQGVAISSYQGGHVEFFTYLVELLRERGAGHVKVYGGGGGVIVPEEIELLHSRGVTRVFSPEDGQRYGLPGMINQLIEECDVELDGSPSIEAVVSGDQAALARAITLIESGRAPEALVEGLKGAATGKSAPVLGITGTGGSGKSSLTDELVRRFRVDNDDKLRIAVIAIDPTRRRGGGALLGDRIRMNSLSPQTYFRSLATRGAANEVPACLDEVITACRAAGHDLVIVETPGIGQGDAGIVPHVDVPIYVMTPEFGAASQLEKIDMLDFAEAVVINKYERRGAEDALRDVRRQLVRNREAFGARPEDMPVFGTIAARYNDAGVTALYQHLKPLLLGEPGPGLLPKVSGRTSQASAAIVPPARVRYLADIAETVRAYHAETLAQAEVARRRQQLAAVRSLLEDSRLEELEAQAERELSEESRALLAAWPAVKERYTADELVVKVRDREIHTPLWRETLSGNRIPRVALPRYSDHGDLLRFLRAENLPGSFPFTAGVFPFKRDDEDPTRMFAGEGDPFRTNRRFKLLSEGQPATRLSTAFDSVTLYGHDPDLRPDIYGKVGTSGVSIATLDDMKVLYDGFDLAAPNTSVSMTINGPAPTILAYYLNTAVDQALDRFQAEQGRPPSAEEAAGLRARTLATVRGTVQADILKEDQGQNTCIFSTEFSLRMMADIQEWFIENGVRNFYSVSISGYHIAEAGANPISQLAFTLANGFTYVEAYLARGMKIDDFAPNLSFFFSNGMDPEYSVLGRVARRIWAVAMRERYGAGERSQKLKYHIQTSGRSLHAQEMNFNDIRTTLQALIAIYDNCNSLHTNAFDEAVTTPSADSVRRAMAIQLIINREWGLARNENPLQGSFVVEELTDLVEEAVLAEFERLSDRGGVLGAMETGYQRGKIQDESMLYEMRKHDGSLPIVGVNTFRNGTDEPPAHKLELARGTEEEKRSQLDRLRAFHERNRSEAPAQLARLREVAMSDANAFEVLMDAARVCSLGQITEALFEAGGQYRRNV; from the coding sequence GTGCACGTCCCGGTACACCCAGTCCGTTTCGTGACCGCCGCGGCCTTGTTCGACGGCCACGACGCGGCGATCAACATCATGCGGCGCATCCTCCAGTCACAGGGGGCCGAGGTCATCCATCTCGGGCACAACCGGTCCGTGGACGAGATCGTCACGGCCGCTCTCCAGGAGGACGTCCAGGGCGTGGCGATCAGCTCCTACCAGGGCGGCCACGTGGAGTTCTTCACCTACCTCGTGGAGCTGCTGCGCGAGCGCGGGGCCGGGCACGTCAAGGTGTACGGCGGCGGCGGGGGAGTGATCGTCCCCGAGGAGATCGAGCTGCTGCACTCGCGCGGCGTCACCCGCGTCTTCTCGCCCGAGGACGGCCAGCGGTACGGGCTGCCCGGCATGATCAACCAGCTCATCGAGGAGTGCGACGTCGAGCTGGACGGCTCCCCGTCGATCGAGGCCGTGGTCTCGGGCGACCAGGCGGCGCTGGCCCGCGCGATCACGCTCATCGAATCGGGGCGGGCCCCGGAGGCGCTGGTCGAGGGCCTGAAGGGCGCCGCGACGGGCAAGAGCGCCCCCGTGCTCGGCATCACCGGTACGGGCGGCTCCGGCAAGTCCTCGCTCACCGACGAGCTGGTCCGCAGGTTCCGCGTGGACAACGACGACAAGCTGCGCATCGCGGTCATCGCCATCGACCCCACCCGCCGGCGCGGCGGCGGCGCGCTGCTCGGCGACCGCATCAGGATGAACAGCCTGAGCCCCCAGACCTACTTCCGCTCCCTGGCCACCAGGGGCGCCGCCAACGAGGTGCCCGCCTGCCTCGACGAGGTGATCACCGCCTGCCGGGCCGCGGGCCACGACCTGGTGATCGTGGAGACGCCCGGCATCGGCCAGGGCGACGCCGGGATCGTCCCCCACGTGGACGTGCCGATCTACGTGATGACGCCCGAGTTCGGGGCGGCGTCGCAGCTCGAGAAGATCGACATGCTGGACTTCGCCGAGGCCGTGGTGATCAACAAGTACGAGCGGCGCGGCGCGGAGGACGCCCTGCGCGACGTGCGCCGCCAGCTCGTACGCAACCGCGAGGCGTTCGGCGCCAGGCCGGAGGACATGCCGGTCTTCGGCACCATCGCGGCCCGCTACAACGACGCCGGGGTCACGGCCCTCTACCAGCACCTCAAGCCCCTCCTGCTGGGCGAGCCCGGGCCGGGGCTGCTGCCGAAGGTGTCCGGGCGCACCTCGCAGGCGTCGGCCGCCATCGTGCCGCCGGCCCGGGTCCGCTACCTGGCCGACATCGCCGAGACCGTGCGCGCCTACCACGCCGAGACGCTCGCCCAGGCCGAGGTCGCCCGCCGCCGCCAGCAGCTGGCCGCCGTGCGCTCCCTCCTGGAGGACTCCCGGCTGGAGGAGCTGGAGGCGCAGGCGGAGCGGGAGCTGAGCGAGGAGAGCCGGGCCCTGCTGGCCGCCTGGCCCGCCGTCAAGGAGCGCTACACCGCCGACGAGCTGGTGGTGAAGGTGCGCGACCGCGAGATCCACACCCCGCTCTGGCGCGAGACCCTGTCCGGCAACCGGATCCCGCGCGTGGCCCTGCCGCGCTACAGCGACCACGGCGACCTGCTGCGGTTCCTGCGCGCCGAGAACCTGCCCGGATCGTTCCCCTTCACCGCCGGCGTGTTCCCGTTCAAGCGCGACGACGAGGACCCGACCAGGATGTTCGCCGGTGAGGGCGACCCGTTCCGCACCAACAGGCGCTTCAAGCTGCTGTCCGAGGGCCAGCCCGCGACCCGGCTGTCCACGGCGTTCGACTCGGTGACCCTCTATGGCCATGACCCGGACCTGCGGCCCGACATCTACGGCAAGGTCGGCACCTCGGGCGTCTCGATCGCGACGCTCGACGACATGAAGGTGCTCTACGACGGGTTCGACCTGGCGGCGCCGAACACGTCCGTGTCCATGACGATCAACGGTCCCGCGCCCACGATCCTGGCCTACTACCTCAACACCGCCGTTGACCAGGCCCTCGACCGCTTCCAGGCCGAGCAGGGGCGCCCGCCGTCGGCCGAGGAGGCCGCCGGCCTGCGCGCCCGTACGCTGGCCACGGTCAGGGGCACCGTGCAGGCCGACATCCTCAAGGAGGACCAGGGCCAGAACACCTGCATCTTCTCCACCGAGTTCTCGCTGCGGATGATGGCCGACATCCAGGAGTGGTTCATCGAGAACGGCGTGCGCAACTTCTACTCGGTCTCGATCTCCGGCTACCACATCGCCGAGGCCGGGGCCAACCCGATCAGCCAGCTCGCCTTCACGCTGGCCAACGGCTTCACGTACGTGGAGGCGTACCTGGCCAGGGGCATGAAGATCGACGACTTCGCCCCGAACCTGTCGTTCTTCTTCTCCAACGGCATGGACCCCGAGTACAGCGTGCTCGGCCGGGTGGCCCGCCGCATCTGGGCGGTGGCCATGAGGGAGCGCTACGGCGCCGGGGAGCGGTCGCAGAAGCTGAAGTACCACATCCAGACCTCGGGCCGGTCGCTGCACGCCCAGGAGATGAACTTCAACGACATCCGCACCACCCTCCAGGCCCTGATCGCCATCTACGACAACTGCAACAGCCTGCACACCAACGCCTTCGACGAGGCGGTGACCACCCCGTCGGCCGACTCGGTGCGCAGGGCCATGGCCATCCAGCTCATCATCAACCGCGAATGGGGCCTGGCCAGGAACGAGAACCCGCTGCAGGGCTCGTTCGTCGTGGAGGAGCTGACGGACCTGGTGGAGGAGGCCGTGCTCGCCGAGTTCGAGCGGCTGTCCGACCGGGGCGGCGTGCTGGGCGCGATGGAGACCGGCTACCAGCGCGGCAAGATCCAGGACGAGTCCATGCTGTACGAGATGCGCAAACACGACGGCTCGCTGCCGATCGTCGGGGTCAACACGTTCCGCAACGGCACGGACGAGCCTCCGGCGCACAAGCTGGAGCTGGCCAGGGGCACCGAGGAGGAGAAGCGCTCGCAGCTCGACCGGCTGCGCGCCTTCCACGAGCGCAACCGCTCGGAGGCCCCGGCGCAGCTCGCCCGGCTGCGCGAGGTGGCGATGTCGGACGCGAACGCGTTCGAGGTGCTGATGGACGCGGCCCGCGTCTGCTCGCTCGGCCAGATCACGGAGGCGCTGTTCGAGGCGGGTGGCCAGTACCGCCGCAACGTCTGA
- a CDS encoding carbohydrate ABC transporter permease, with translation MTPTLRQREGRAGLALISPTLVITLVVVVLPLLWAIMLAFQDARLINIRRVGIFGHYTLENFSYVISEPGFWSSLVNTLVYTVAGTALSIAIGLVAALALRDRFRGRTLVRASILIPYVAPVVAVAFLWETMLNPQYGIVNTWLHEPIAFLSQARGELLGVRVPVALFTVIAFEAWRYFPFAFLFILARLQALPAELDEAAVVDGATPTQRFRYVIMPQLWRIIALLSVLRFVFTFTKFDDVYLLTGGGAGTEVVSVRVYNFLTARDDIGASAAQAIVLAVFLVVFLVVYLRFFGGGEGEQR, from the coding sequence GTGACCCCCACTCTGCGGCAGCGGGAAGGGCGGGCCGGGCTGGCGCTCATCTCGCCGACGCTCGTCATCACGCTGGTCGTGGTGGTGCTGCCACTGCTGTGGGCGATCATGCTGGCGTTCCAGGACGCCCGGCTGATCAACATCCGCCGGGTCGGCATCTTCGGCCACTACACGCTGGAGAACTTCTCGTACGTGATCTCCGAGCCCGGCTTCTGGTCGTCCCTGGTCAACACGCTCGTCTACACCGTCGCGGGGACCGCGCTGTCGATCGCGATCGGGCTGGTGGCGGCGCTGGCGCTGCGCGACAGGTTCAGGGGGCGGACCCTGGTCAGGGCCTCGATCCTGATCCCGTACGTGGCGCCGGTCGTGGCCGTGGCGTTCCTGTGGGAGACGATGCTCAACCCCCAGTACGGCATCGTCAACACCTGGCTCCACGAGCCGATCGCGTTCCTCAGCCAGGCCAGGGGCGAGCTCCTGGGCGTGCGGGTGCCGGTGGCGCTGTTCACGGTGATCGCGTTCGAGGCGTGGCGGTATTTCCCGTTCGCGTTCCTGTTCATCCTGGCCAGGCTGCAGGCGCTGCCCGCGGAGCTGGACGAGGCCGCGGTCGTGGACGGGGCCACGCCGACCCAGCGGTTCCGATACGTGATCATGCCGCAGCTCTGGCGGATCATCGCGCTGCTGTCGGTGCTGCGGTTCGTGTTCACGTTCACCAAGTTCGACGACGTCTACCTGCTGACCGGCGGCGGGGCCGGGACCGAGGTGGTCAGCGTGCGGGTCTACAACTTCCTGACCGCCCGCGACGACATCGGCGCCTCGGCCGCGCAGGCGATCGTGCTGGCGGTCTTCCTGGTCGTGTTCCTGGTCGTCTACCTGCGGTTCTTCGGCGGGGGTGAAGGTGAGCAGAGATAG